The following are encoded together in the Verrucomicrobiota bacterium genome:
- a CDS encoding response regulator — translation MLISLGETGMTWGSEHGVVMVVDDEPLIAEFARLVLNREGYEVLAAYDVEGAWELFRKERSRVQVVLSDVIMPGPVDGLELVRRIRAFAPEMPVILVSGYMRSGMPVHDCALLPKPFSAEALVAAVRKAIPVPTTSGHAR, via the coding sequence ATGTTAATCTCCTTGGGAGAAACAGGCATGACCTGGGGAAGCGAACACGGCGTGGTGATGGTTGTGGACGACGAGCCATTGATCGCCGAGTTCGCGCGCCTGGTCTTGAATCGGGAAGGTTACGAGGTTCTGGCCGCTTACGACGTTGAAGGAGCATGGGAACTGTTCCGGAAGGAGCGTTCAAGGGTGCAGGTCGTGCTCAGCGACGTGATTATGCCCGGCCCGGTGGACGGGCTGGAGTTGGTGCGCCGGATCCGCGCGTTCGCGCCGGAAATGCCGGTAATTCTCGTCTCGGGTTACATGCGATCCGGCATGCCCGTTCACGACTGCGCGCTGCTTCCCAAGCCATTCAGCGCGGAAGCCCTCGTTGCCGCCGTCCGCAAGGCGATTCCCGTTCCCACCACGAGCGGGCACGCGCGTTGA